CCTAGTCGTAAGAGGCCCAGAGTGGAGAGCACCCCGAGCCCCCGCGCCTCTCCTAAGCGCACCACCCGTGACTTCAGTCCTGCAGACAGCGACGGCTACAACAGTGTGGAAGAGAAAAGTGAGCGCCCGATTGGACGGGGGCAGGCCAAGATCCACCCACAGCCCCTCCTCCCAAACCCTGTGTGTCCGCATCCATCTGACAGTAGGGACATCTTTTCTGCTTCGACACGCTTTCTGTTTATTGTAGAAGGGAATTGGACTGTTTTTAAAGCTAATGCCACCAATTCCTAACCTCCGCTGGTCACCCAGAGTCAAGGCTGTTGAATGCTGTAGTTCTTAAAGAGTACTGATGTGGTTTTGTGTCTGTTCATGTGCAGGTGCAGAGAAAAATCGCTTGCTGAGCCAGGTGGTGCGACCCCAGGAGCCTTTGTTGCGCTCACCACCGAGAACTGCGCCATCTGAGGAGAAACCCGTCCACTGGAAGGACGAGGAGCGCCGAGGAGCCGTGGACAAAAGGGAGACTCGCAGCAGCCGCCACGAGGACCTGGAGCCTCGCGGGGAGCGAAGCAGAGCAGGCGATAGACGAGGAGATCACCTCGCTGACCCCCCGCCTGACACTCGAGGCAGAGGCAGAGACCTGCGAGAGCCcacgcctcctcctccccctccagccCCTGTCAGCATCGACACTTCCCATGAGGAGGGCAAAAAGAAGACCAAGTCGCAGAGAAAGGGATCGAAGAAGGTCCGCAAAGAAGATGATGTCGCTGGTGGGAACATCGCGGCTGCTGCAGGAGATCGTTTCAACCCTGAGCCCCCGGCCAGCGTCCCTGCAGATACACCTCCACTCATTCACTCGCCCAGGAAAGGGGCCAAGAAGAAGGCGCTGGAACGAAAGAGAAAGCGCTCGAGAGAAGGAGAATCTGATGTGTCTGAGGAGGATTCAACGGCACCTCAGCCACACAATAAGAGGAAGAAAGGTCCTCGGACACCCCCGCCTTCAATGAGGCCTGATAATCGTGCAGCTGCTGGCAACAAAGAGCCGTCTCCTCTATCCAAAATGGACAATTTCAGTGACTGGTCAGACGAGGAGGTAACAGACCGAGGAGGCCCCCTGGAAACTCAAGCTCCACCAGCTCCTGCTGAGCCTCTTAAGAAAGCTGGTGGTACCAGAGGGGGCAGGGACAGGGAGCGGGGAAACCCCCCTCCCATCGCTCCTCTGCTGCCCCAAGATCCTCCCATGCTGCTGCCTACTCCGCAGCCGCTCATGTCCCAGACGCTGCTCCGCAAACACCCCCAGGAGCAGAcgcgcagcagcagcatgggGAGCAACAAGAGCCGCGCCTCGTCCAGACGCCTGAGATCCCCCTCCAACGAGTCGGCCAATCGAGAAGAACCGCAAGGTCCGAGAGCCCGCCGGGGCCGGCTGCAGGGCGCCAACTCTCGGGACAGAGAacgtgagagggagagagagaggccggTGGTGAATGAGCCTCTGGGGGCCGAGAGGAAGTCTCGTATCGACCAGTTGAGGAGAGGAGAGCCCAGCCGCAGCACCTCCTCCGGTACAGTCAAAGGCTTTATGTCATACTGTTTATTGTAGTAATAAATGAATTGTGAGATTTAGATGAAACGTTATAGACTTCCTTGTATAAACTCAGCCTGACTAGATCTCTCTCTGTTGTCTCACAGACCGGCAGGATTCCCACAGCCTCAGCTCCAGGCGCAGCTCTCCAGACTCCGAGAGGCCAGCCAGGTCCAGGTCCCGCGCCGGTTCCTACGACAGCCGGGACCGAGAGCCGTTTGAGCGGGAACGAGACCGCAAGGATCTCCGTCCTCAGCAGCCGCCCCAGCAGCccctgctcctccagcagccCCTGCAGCAACCAAGAGACTGGGAGCCCGAACCCCGGGACTGGCCCGTCAGGGGACGGGAGCCGCTACTGATGCGTCCCGGCCGGGAACCTCTCCTGAGGGAGCGGGACATCAGGGACAGGGAACGCTTACTCCCTGAAGGACTCATCCAGCAGCATGAACGGGAGCGTGAGAGGGACCGGGACAGAGGTGACCGAGgcggagacagagagagggagaggatgaTGATGGACCTGCCACCGCACGGGGACCCCCGGGCGCCGGGACGAGGGGATCTGAGGGGAGATATGAGAGGAGACCTGCGGGGGGACATGATCAGACCGGAGAGGAGCGAGTATGATATTCTGCTGCCGAAAGAAGCCTTCAACCCTCAAGAGACGGAGAAAACCAGCAACAGCCATCCTCTCCTGGGAGAGCAACGGGAGCCGGAGAAGACGGACAGCATCGATGGTAAGAAGATAAGGAAAACTACTTTCAATGTCATGGTCTTCCCaatttttacattgttttaaatgaatgttttcgTGCTGTGTTCAGGAGACGATGACGGGAAAGAAGATGATGGCCAGTCCGTCCCTTCTGTGGGAGAGGAGTATGAACCCATCAGTGATGACGAGCTGGATGAGATCCTTGCCGACAGCCAGAAAAAAGAGGATCAGCAGGACGAGGAGAAAATTACAGGTgacaggaaatacatttttatccaTGCAGAAACTAATTTCCATTAccctttttaattataaatatgtgtgtttgcctctgcatgttttaaaatacaatgtaCACTGACACTGAGCGGCCCTTTTTTTCGTGGTCAGGTCCTCTGGATGTCATTGATGTGGACTGGTCCAGCCTGATGCCCAAACAGAAGGCGGAGCCCCGGGCAGCAGGGGCCGCTCTGCTCCGGTTCACCCCAGGGGCCGTGCTTCTCCGGGCGGGCATCTCCAAGAGACTTGCTGGGCCTGAGCTCCTGGAACAGGTCAGGGAGGTGTGCAAATCTGAGCTGGACGACCCTAAAGGTGAgaggtctttatcattaatgGATGTTCTTTCTGCCTTTCTTATTTCATCTTAAATTAGTAACACATTAGATGCATTAAACTAggtgtcctttttttaatccagATTTCTGTTTAGTTCACACGCCTTTAGTCTGATTTGTGTGATCCATGCGTCTAAAGCTCTGTCCTCTTCGTCCTGCCAGATGCTGATAAGCTGTTTGAGCATGACCTGGGGGCCCTGAATATGGCCGCCCTGAAAAGGCGGGTGGAGAGGGCTGGTTTACTGAGAAACCTCGGGCCCTGCTGCAAGGCCCTGTGCGCCCGCAGAGACTTTGCTATCCGCCGGCAGCTGTTAAAAAATGACAAGGTAGATGTCATCCAATGAGAATGAATTTACGACTGCAGTCACCTGGGGTGGATCTTTGCTATATTTGCTATATGAAGATGTCTTAAaatctacttcttcttcttcagggtCTTACAAAGCAGTACCCCACTACACCAGTGGTAGACAacgagctgctgcagatgagcATGCGTCTCTTCAGAAGGACCATGGCGGGCCAGGCCTCGGGCCCTGAAAAGCCAGAGGGTGGGTCGGGCCCTGCAGCCGAGGTCCCTCCAGCTGAGGGTAGTAAGCTCAGCACTGCTCCccctgaggtgtgtgtgtcctgagaGGAAATGGGTTTAATTAGTCGACACACTTGTCAAAACGTTCCTTGAACTCTATCCCATTTCATTTCACACATAGTCATGAGAGGAATTAAAGGAAAACTGCAAAATTATGAATCTTACTCAGTTTCACATGTTTTGGATGTCATGCAAGTGCTTTGCCATAGACTACTGGACATTATAGCCTATGGAAGTGTGTAATGGACTGTGTGAGAAGCCACACCTGATTtgacttcatgtttttttgtgtgcattcCAGTTTTAGAGCAGCTTTTTAATTGTCAGTGTTGTCTGCCTAACCAAGTTCAAATTTTGTTTTCGTATACTGTGCATTGGTTTCAACGACTGCGCATTAAAATGGTTAGATGTTGGTTTTTGTTATGGGTCTTTTGCTTTGTATGAAATGACTGCCTTAAAATAATGTGACACATGATGTTCCTACTATGGTTGTGTACATTATATTACAAAATGTCTGCAGAGCAAAGCGTTACTGAGCAACAACACTGAACATCCTGCAGGGACTTGAATGAACATTCCCACAAATAAGCACTGCCAAACTATTCCTCCACTGAATGTAATTTGTTATAACTGTCgttgaaaacaataatgatgtgtttgctTTGAATGGTTTGGCAATGTCTACCTGAAATGAACTTGAGTACGAACCCTCCAACACTGCCATGTGGAAATCACCAGCACACACCAtccaaaaaaagacaatagaCTTCTTTAGATTTAAAACATATGACAGAGACGATAATTAATTAGAACTTTGCGTCCCGTTTCTGTCTCCTAGTGGTTGGCCATCAGAATTAAAAGACTTGTACAGGTGGATAAAATGGCCCTCTGGGAAGGGCTGTGTGCAAAGAGCAGGTTGTGCATGCTTTGAATGTTTGGACAATAACTCAACGGACAAACCAGCCTCATCTTAAAGAACAAAATAGAAACGGATAAACTTGTTATCTTAGAGCACTGGACCCAATATCACCTCCGCCCCACCATGCAGCTGTGACCTCAATCAAAGTGACATTACAGACGTGGAGAGATTTGGCTCTGATGTATTCCAATATCTTTCACTCTGACTACAATGCTGGGGTTGGGAAGACACTTTTCCTactacatatttattttgtttaaggtAAGGTCAGTTTTAAGATGTGCTAGAAATGaaatgctgtattttttttactgtaaaataaatacaaaatgacatttaaattgtattgacATTTCGCCCATTAAGGAAAACTGGACGTGCACGTTTATCaacataaacagatattaaCGATACATAAAATTGGTACAATGAGATATGAAGACAGCCACTACATGTGCGATGATGCATCTGGAGGTAAGTGCTACGACATATAGTTAAATCCACATTAGTATAAGTGTATGTCTTATCAGCAATTTTATAATTTCACAATGTTAAGATAAcagtttttatgcattttttttgtttgatgcTAGCATTTGATGAATAGAAAAATATGGCACGTATCTTATAGCATGTTGAAGACCTCAAAGGCTGAATACAAGAACatataatagaaaaaaagaagacacacCTATGATAAGGTTGAAATGCAGCTTATTCTTCTCCATTTTAAACTGGATCCAAGCCTTgcaaaaatgtatcattatttgtgtgtgttatgcaaTTGCACTGGCCTATTTCACACAGCTGACAtcctaaaaaaataatcactAATTTGCCAAATTTCACCAAATCAAATAAGCACAGAGATATTGAACATAAATCCTCTCCATGCTTATTTCCATACTTATTATAATAGCCTGCTAATgcaaacatgtacaaatccGTATATGAAAGATTCTAAGAGGtctaataatgataaaaaatcTATTAAATATCCAGTTTCTGACAACGTTTATGGTCGGAACCTTAAGTCGTGCATGTCGTTGACGAACATCAGATAAAACGGACCGGTTTCCTTTACCCACAATCCTCTGCTTCACATCCGTCCTTCCGACTTCCGCCTCAACTACGAGCTGCGGTGAGTAATTTTAACGCAGATTGTAATTCTGCAATCTATGACCATCCTGCTATATTAAAGACATAATCGGCCCTGAATGTGTTCTAAATGTATATATGAATGTTTGGCTGTGCGGTTTATGTGATTTTCGATATAGTCTAACGTatttaaataccttttattAACGTCCATCGGTACGGCATTGATTCCACCGGAGTGGCTTCATTTGCCTGGATCAAAGTGTCCATTTTCTTTGAGTCGGAAAAGATGTTAATGTCATATTTAGTGTAACTGAAAACACTGGTTATAGTTTATGATTTAATATTTACTTGCGTGCTTTGCAACTTATCATAGTGACTGCCGGTAAGCTTGCGTTAGGTAACAACATTGGAGCAAGCTAGCTTTATGCTAACGCTAAGATAACTTTTAACAGGTGCCACGTTTAAGTCTGCAAATGAGTGATGAAAGTAAAACTGATTGTGTAGTTTTTACTATATTTTTGGTTTCAacctttgttgttttgtatagCAATCGTATGCATAAGCAGTAATGAACCCTGTCACttctgtgcatatgacaataaagcctgtGAATCTAATGTATGTTTAATGTTTCTAGATGGCCCCAActaagaaaggagagaaaaagaaggggCGTTCAGCCATCAACGAGGTGGTGACCAGAGAGTACACCATCAATGTCCACAAGCGCATCCATGGAGTGTGAGTACTGTACATTACTTTATCATGTATCATTAAGCCATATAGTCTGCTTAAGCATCAGCTGGGATGCATTGCATGTCTCTGCTTTTACTATGTCTAAGTGTACTGATAGATGCATATGAGTTGTCTGTTTTACATTGAGGCAAAATAtagtaaaacacacatttaataccGGCACTTAAATAGTCAATAGTTGGgcaaacattgaaataaagcAGTATGTTCATTTCCTTTTGATTAAATGATATGTTCTCCTTGCAGGGGCTTCAAGAGAAGGGCTCCCCGCGCCATCAAGGAGATCCGCAAGTTCGCCATGAAGGAGATGGGAACTCCCGATGTCCGCATTGACACTCGCCTCAACAAGGCAGTGTGGAGCAAGGGTGTCAGGTGAGACTAAATACTTATGTTGGAGGGAAATGCCCTGCTTGCTCTGAATGGTGTTATACTCGTAAGAATCTGTGACATGACAAGATCGGTTTGTTTTTTAGTCAAAGTAATGTCCACAAGTGTATACCTGCAATGTTCTGCTTTGCTACTGTGTGGTGCAGGGAGAgctcatgtttgtaaagcagtTATTTGAGATGGTTTAgcattgtttttctctccttacAGTCATCACTAAAACTTGAAAGAAATAATAGTAGTGACTGCTGCCATATTTAACAACATGAGTCAGTCTGTCAGCTCATACATGAAGTGTCGTCTGTCTGCGTGTGAGTAAGAAGAAACTGACACAAAGCTTTTAAACGTACAGTATAGCTCCAAGCTCAGTACACCAGTCTAAAATCAATGTGGCTCTTGTTTCATATCTTGTTAGGTCAGTCATTTTTACGCTTATGAATCAGTTGCTCTAATGTTGTCTAAATTGGAGACCCACACATCTGCTGGCAATGTACTTGTACTGTTTTTATCAAAGATACTAACCTAcctgctgttgtgtgttgtgcagGAACGTGCCGTACAGGATGCGCGTACGACTTTCCAGGAAGCGTAATGAGGATGAGGATTCTCCCAACAAACTTTACACCCTGGTTACATACGTTCCCGTCACAACATGCAAAGGTAAATATTTCTCCAACCGGCTGTTATTCACCTTCTTCAGCAACTAAGACGTGTTATTAATCTTCCCCTCCCCTTTTTCCCTACAGGTCTGCAGACAGTCAATGTTGATGAAAACTAAACTCTGCGAGtcgaataaataaaatcaacaaaccTCTTGTGTTGTTTCACATTTCTATTTCTGCACAAATTCATTCAGGGAATTCTTGGATTTGGATTAAGCTGTATAAAAATGGTTTGCAGAGATACTGTCTTTATCCCCTACAAAATGCTAATAAAGGAAAATGAGGTTACCCTATTTCATTAGAGCAGAACATTGTAGCCTTGCAGTGTGGGAAAACATCTTCAGACCGTGTCCCTTTCTGCCACAGAGTATTTCAGATTGggttgattttaaataataacttaagAACTGATGTGCCCATAAGGTATGGTATTGTTAAAGAGGGGCTTTTAAGAAACCGATTTGGTGGTAGTAAAAACAGCTCTGGTCATACTCAGGTTCCTCAGAATTAATCACTTGTATGCTCTCTTTTAATGACTGTCACTGTGAAAATATAAAGAGCACTGACATCAAGGTGAAAGACCTGCCAATGCAACAGCTTTGAACGGTGCAATCAACATTGACATTGCACTgtacattcatttgaaatgtatataaaaaatcATCTTATATTTAGGCCATGCATTTGGAAATATAGCCATATTAAATCATGTCCGCAGTATCCTGTTCCACTCTGCATGAAGAAGCTTTATTTGTTGAGTTTAGATGCTATCTACCCTATAATTTACCGTGT
The Eleginops maclovinus isolate JMC-PN-2008 ecotype Puerto Natales chromosome 24, JC_Emac_rtc_rv5, whole genome shotgun sequence DNA segment above includes these coding regions:
- the rpl31 gene encoding 60S ribosomal protein L31, whose product is MAPTKKGEKKKGRSAINEVVTREYTINVHKRIHGVGFKRRAPRAIKEIRKFAMKEMGTPDVRIDTRLNKAVWSKGVRNVPYRMRVRLSRKRNEDEDSPNKLYTLVTYVPVTTCKGLQTVNVDEN